A section of the Oncorhynchus keta strain PuntledgeMale-10-30-2019 chromosome 15, Oket_V2, whole genome shotgun sequence genome encodes:
- the LOC118394473 gene encoding selenoprotein F-like, with protein MSGEVYILWLLSLIQTLSAYGADLSSEACRELGFSSNLLCSSCDLLGEFSLGQIQPVCRQCCQQEAQMESRKLYPGAILEVCGUKLGRFPQVQAFVRSDKPKMFKGLQIKYVRGADPILKLLDDNGNIAEELSILKWNTDSVEEFLSEKLEVYNTDS; from the exons ATGTCGGGGGAGGTGTATATTCTGTGGCTTCTTTCTCTCATACAAACG CTTTCGGCCTATGGAGCCGACCTGTCCTCAGAGGCATGCAGGGAGCTGGGCTTCTCCAGCAACCTCCTGTGCAGTTCCTGTGACCTGCTGGGAGAGTTCAGCCTGGGCCAGATCCAGCCTGTCTGTAGACAGTGCTGCCAGCAGGAGGCCCAGATGGAGTCCAGGAAG CTCTACCCTGGGGCCATCCTGGAAGTGTGTGGATGAAAGTTGGGGAGGTTCCCTCAAGTCCAAG CTTTTGTCAGGTCTGACAAGCCGAAGATGTTCAAGGGTCTTCAAATTAAG TATGTGAGAGGCGCAGACCCTATACTAAAGCTGCTGGACGATAACGGGAACATCGCTGAAGAACTCAGCATCCTCAAGTGGAACACGGATAGCGTGGAGGAATTCCTGAGCGAGAAGTTGGAAGTATATAATACTGATTCATAG